One genomic window of Neisseria sp. oral taxon 014 str. F0314 includes the following:
- a CDS encoding YihY family inner membrane protein codes for MPFSVWWQGLAKGKLFGFAWFVVRRFNEVRVPQVAASLTFTSLLALVPVLTVAVVIASAFPVFDEWSNSFVGFINRTIVPQGADMVFDYLNQFRAKASRLTAIGSVMLVVTSLLLIQTVDSTFNRIWRVSAQRPLLMQFLVYWALLTFGPLSLGVGLSLLFGLLHGSGLETSSPLLAGWLKVGVSVGCSTAVLWFVYCFVPNRYVPARQALAGAFLTAACLEIARILFAWYMGRFNGYTSIYGAFAAVPFFLLWLHLLWTLVLSGAVLTASLSYWQGEAFRRNFDSRGRFDDVLKILLLLDTAQQTGRALPVREFRKHINMGYDELGELLEKLARHGYVYAGKQGWVLKTGAESIELAELFKLFVYRPAAVNKDSVNATVGHIMQPCLETMNMSLAEFSVHTQKREKE; via the coding sequence ATGCCGTTTTCGGTTTGGTGGCAAGGTTTGGCCAAAGGGAAACTATTCGGATTCGCCTGGTTCGTGGTGCGGCGGTTTAACGAGGTGCGCGTGCCGCAGGTGGCGGCCAGCCTGACGTTTACGTCGCTGCTGGCCTTGGTGCCGGTGTTGACGGTGGCGGTGGTGATTGCGTCGGCGTTTCCGGTGTTCGACGAATGGTCGAATTCGTTTGTCGGCTTTATCAACCGCACCATCGTGCCGCAGGGGGCGGATATGGTGTTCGACTATCTGAACCAGTTCCGCGCAAAGGCCAGCAGGCTGACCGCCATCGGCAGCGTGATGCTGGTGGTTACGTCGCTGCTGCTGATTCAGACGGTGGACAGCACGTTCAACCGCATCTGGCGCGTCAGCGCGCAGCGGCCGCTGCTGATGCAGTTTCTGGTGTATTGGGCGTTACTGACGTTCGGGCCGCTGTCGCTGGGCGTGGGGCTGTCGCTGTTGTTCGGCCTGCTGCACGGCAGCGGTTTGGAAACGTCGTCGCCGCTGCTGGCGGGCTGGCTGAAAGTGGGGGTGTCCGTCGGTTGCAGTACGGCGGTGCTGTGGTTTGTGTACTGTTTCGTGCCCAACCGCTATGTACCTGCGCGGCAGGCGTTGGCGGGGGCGTTCCTGACCGCCGCCTGCCTTGAAATCGCGCGGATTCTGTTTGCCTGGTATATGGGCAGATTCAACGGCTATACTTCGATTTACGGCGCGTTTGCCGCCGTGCCGTTTTTTCTGCTGTGGCTGCATCTTCTGTGGACTCTGGTGTTGTCGGGGGCGGTGTTGACCGCTTCGTTGTCCTACTGGCAGGGCGAGGCTTTCCGCCGCAACTTCGATTCGCGCGGCCGTTTCGACGATGTGTTGAAAATCCTGCTGCTGCTCGATACGGCGCAACAAACCGGCCGCGCGCTGCCGGTGCGGGAGTTCCGCAAACATATCAATATGGGTTACGACGAGTTGGGCGAGCTGTTGGAAAAGCTGGCGCGGCACGGTTATGTGTATGCGGGCAAGCAGGGCTGGGTGTTGAAAACGGGCGCGGAATCCATCGAGCTGGCGGAATTGTTCAAGCTGTTTGTGTACCGTCCGGCGGCGGTGAATAAAGACAGCGTCAATGCAACGGTCGGCCACATCATGCAGCCTTGTCTGGAAACGATGAACATGTCGCTGGCCGAGTTCAGCGTGCATACGCAGAAGCGGGAAAAAGAATAA
- the wrbA gene encoding NAD(P)H:quinone oxidoreductase, whose protein sequence is MNPNSLKILVLFYSRRGSTLNLARQIARGIESVSGCEAVVRTVPGVSAVCEAVEKDVPDSGAPYATAEDLKTCSGLALGSPSHFGNMAAAMKYFIDGTIPQWLGAELAGKPATVFTSTGNLHGGQESTLLTMMLPLLHHGMIISGIPFSEHALNHTQSGGTPYGASHVAGHDGKAALTPDEHEIAFAQGKRLAELAVKLAG, encoded by the coding sequence ATGAACCCAAATTCCTTGAAAATCCTCGTTTTGTTTTATTCCCGACGCGGCAGCACCCTCAATCTCGCCCGCCAAATCGCCCGCGGCATCGAAAGCGTGTCCGGCTGTGAAGCCGTGGTGCGCACCGTACCCGGCGTCTCCGCCGTCTGCGAAGCCGTCGAAAAAGACGTTCCCGACAGCGGCGCGCCCTACGCCACCGCCGAAGACCTCAAAACCTGTTCCGGCCTCGCGCTGGGCAGTCCCTCCCATTTCGGCAACATGGCCGCCGCCATGAAATACTTTATCGACGGCACGATTCCGCAATGGCTGGGGGCAGAGCTTGCCGGCAAACCCGCCACCGTGTTCACCAGCACCGGCAACCTGCACGGCGGACAAGAATCCACCCTGCTTACCATGATGCTGCCGCTCCTGCACCACGGCATGATTATCAGCGGCATCCCCTTCAGCGAACACGCCCTGAACCACACCCAAAGCGGCGGCACACCCTACGGCGCGTCGCATGTCGCCGGACACGACGGCAAAGCCGCGCTCACGCCCGACGAACATGAAATCGCCTTCGCACAAGGCAAACGGCTGGCGGAATTGGCGGTAAAACTGGCCGGTTGA